Proteins co-encoded in one Acidovorax sp. 69 genomic window:
- a CDS encoding bifunctional aminoglycoside phosphotransferase/ATP-binding protein, whose protein sequence is MEGPASASTDLHAEYAVAERRIALLRRSPQVFAHPVGRIECIETHISWVLLAGDFAYKFKKPLQLDFLDFSTAALRRAACEEELRINRRTAPAMYLGLVGLHHEVAAEALWFTPLCDAAQDAEPAVQMRRFGQEALFGTALDLQKVLPVQVDLLARHVAQFHASAAIAAPGLGWGTAPAVRAPVDACLTALRDVVAMALPAQAPLLDQVAAWFRQQGDALAPVFEDRLTHGRVRECHGDLHLANIALIDGHPQLFDAIEFNPALRWIDGVADIAFVVMDLTAHGRSDLAWRFVNLWLEYTGDYHGLRVLRYYCAYRALVRARVAGMQWVPRGDAGSGGAAVRTLQQYLALAAEYAGLFAGGLPTIPNASLWMAHGFSGAGKSTHTLSLACQRGMVRVRADVERKRLFGLLPEAQSDAVPGGIYTPDATRRTRDRLAQVACDALSAGLSVIVDATFLDSEARSHFVGLAGRLGVPCRILSFEAPLEILRDRVRGRSAAGGDASEASVAVLDAQWASASPLLAAEELITLHVDTTRPVDWDVLLPRVGASPVGP, encoded by the coding sequence ATGGAAGGTCCCGCGTCCGCATCGACAGATCTGCATGCCGAATATGCGGTGGCCGAGCGCCGTATTGCGTTGCTGCGGCGCAGTCCGCAGGTCTTTGCGCATCCCGTGGGGCGCATTGAATGCATCGAGACCCATATCTCGTGGGTGCTGCTGGCGGGCGACTTTGCCTACAAGTTCAAGAAACCTTTGCAGCTCGATTTTCTGGACTTCAGCACCGCCGCGTTGCGACGTGCAGCCTGCGAGGAGGAACTGCGCATCAATCGTCGCACTGCCCCTGCGATGTATCTGGGGCTTGTGGGCCTTCACCACGAGGTGGCCGCAGAGGCGCTGTGGTTTACGCCGCTTTGCGATGCCGCGCAAGATGCAGAGCCTGCCGTACAGATGCGCCGCTTCGGTCAAGAGGCATTGTTTGGCACCGCCCTGGATCTGCAGAAGGTGCTGCCGGTGCAGGTTGATCTGCTTGCCCGGCATGTGGCGCAATTTCATGCGTCTGCAGCCATCGCTGCACCTGGGCTGGGTTGGGGGACGGCACCAGCGGTGCGCGCTCCGGTGGATGCCTGCCTGACGGCATTGCGGGATGTGGTGGCAATGGCTTTGCCCGCGCAGGCGCCGCTGCTGGACCAGGTGGCCGCCTGGTTCCGTCAGCAGGGCGATGCACTCGCGCCGGTCTTTGAGGACCGGCTGACCCATGGGCGGGTGCGCGAATGCCATGGGGATCTTCACCTGGCCAACATCGCGCTCATTGACGGACATCCCCAGTTGTTTGATGCCATCGAGTTCAATCCGGCGCTGCGCTGGATCGATGGTGTGGCTGATATCGCCTTTGTGGTCATGGACCTCACGGCCCATGGTCGTTCCGATCTGGCCTGGCGTTTTGTGAATTTGTGGCTGGAGTACACCGGGGACTACCACGGCCTGCGGGTGCTGCGGTACTACTGTGCCTATCGCGCGCTGGTGCGGGCACGGGTTGCTGGCATGCAATGGGTGCCGCGTGGTGACGCGGGCTCTGGTGGCGCGGCCGTTCGCACTTTGCAGCAGTATCTGGCACTGGCGGCAGAGTATGCGGGGCTCTTTGCCGGGGGCTTGCCCACGATACCAAACGCATCGCTGTGGATGGCCCATGGGTTCTCGGGGGCGGGCAAGAGCACACACACTCTTTCGCTGGCCTGCCAGCGCGGCATGGTCCGGGTGCGTGCCGATGTCGAGCGCAAGCGCCTGTTTGGTTTGCTGCCAGAAGCCCAAAGTGACGCAGTGCCTGGCGGCATCTACACCCCTGACGCCACGCGACGAACCCGTGACCGCCTGGCGCAAGTGGCTTGTGATGCGCTCTCGGCGGGGCTTTCCGTGATCGTGGACGCTACTTTTCTGGACTCTGAAGCGCGGTCGCACTTCGTGGGTCTGGCGGGTAGGTTGGGAGTACCTTGTCGCATCCTTTCGTTCGAGGCGCCGCTGGAGATATTGAGGGATCGGGTGCGCGGGCGATCCGCCGCAGGCGGGGATGCTTCGGAGGCAAGCGTCGCAGTGCTGGATGCGCAATGGGCGAGCGCCAGTCCCTTGCTGGCGGCTGAGGAACTGATCACCTTGCACGTGGACACGACCCGGCCGGTGGATTGGGATGTGTTGCTGCCTCGGGTGGGGGCGTCGCCCGTCGGGCCGTGA
- a CDS encoding YqaA family protein, protein MEIWMHQLMEWLALPQFGLSTVFVVSFVSATLLPLGSEPAVFGLIKLNTELFWPAIIVATAGNTLGGGVSWWMGLGAHKAVDKARGNATDVRALNWLKRFGARACLLSWLPVVGDPLCAVAGWLKLPFWQCLAYMAVGKFLRYLAMTSVLLYFMPGHLSL, encoded by the coding sequence ATGGAAATCTGGATGCACCAGCTGATGGAATGGCTGGCCCTGCCGCAATTCGGCCTGAGTACGGTCTTTGTCGTGTCGTTTGTCTCGGCCACCCTGCTGCCGCTGGGCTCTGAGCCCGCCGTTTTTGGCCTGATCAAACTCAACACTGAACTGTTTTGGCCCGCCATCATTGTGGCCACGGCAGGTAACACGCTGGGCGGCGGGGTCAGCTGGTGGATGGGCCTGGGCGCACACAAGGCCGTGGACAAGGCCCGTGGCAATGCCACCGATGTACGGGCGCTGAATTGGCTCAAGCGCTTTGGCGCGCGGGCCTGCTTGCTAAGCTGGCTGCCTGTGGTGGGCGACCCCCTGTGCGCCGTGGCCGGTTGGCTGAAGTTGCCGTTCTGGCAATGTCTGGCCTACATGGCGGTGGGCAAATTCCTCCGCTACCTGGCCATGACGAGCGTGCTGCTGTACTTCATGCCAGGGCATCTGAGCCTTTAG
- a CDS encoding M15 family metallopeptidase, with protein MLFAPQYPIARLPSPSDTCPASTRWWSVAAALLLAACAHSPQAAVPPDGAGTAVVVGASASALACQEAPRVRPSLQRIAHELQAQGMVLQASCKAASGGWMVQVRVVDGVKARKVVRGPLADGGDVDMGTPSGVVLAGAPTGADGFSPDVQHNRQWLRALMARHQFDNLPDAWWHFAQPGVSPAQAADTDLAVR; from the coding sequence ATGCTCTTCGCCCCCCAATACCCCATCGCGCGCTTGCCTTCACCGTCTGATACGTGCCCGGCTTCTACCCGGTGGTGGTCGGTGGCCGCAGCCTTGTTGCTGGCGGCCTGTGCGCACAGCCCCCAGGCTGCAGTGCCGCCCGACGGCGCGGGTACGGCTGTGGTGGTAGGGGCTTCTGCATCGGCCCTCGCGTGCCAAGAAGCGCCCAGGGTGCGCCCCTCGCTCCAGCGAATCGCCCACGAACTGCAGGCCCAAGGCATGGTGTTGCAAGCCAGTTGCAAGGCCGCCAGTGGCGGCTGGATGGTGCAGGTTCGGGTGGTGGACGGTGTGAAGGCGCGAAAGGTGGTGCGGGGCCCACTGGCCGATGGCGGGGACGTGGACATGGGAACCCCCTCCGGTGTGGTGCTGGCGGGTGCCCCGACGGGTGCCGACGGATTCTCTCCCGATGTGCAGCACAACCGGCAGTGGCTGCGCGCGCTCATGGCGCGCCATCAGTTCGATAACCTGCCGGACGCTTGGTGGCATTTTGCGCAGCCTGGTGTGTCGCCTGCGCAGGCCGCGGATACCGATCTCGCTGTGCGCTGA
- the dusB gene encoding tRNA dihydrouridine synthase DusB, whose protein sequence is MHIGHIPLANRLFVAPMAGVTDRPFRQLCKALGAGYAVSEMVTSRKDLWNSLKTSRRANHEGEPGPIAVQIAGTDAPMMAEAAVYNVERGAQIIDINMGCPAKKVCNKWAGSALMQNEALAVEIAEAVVQACAPFNVPVTLKMRTGWCQEHKNAVQLARQFEAVGIQMLTVHGRTREQGYKGFAEYDTIAAVKAAVKVPVVANGDITTPEKARDVLAATGADAIMIGRAAQGRPWIFREIGHFLATGEHLAPPLVAEVRRLLLDHLQDHYSLYGELTGVRSARKHIAWYLRALPGGEAFRQHINTIEDCTTQWQAVADHLDALGQQMDRLPAATDVDAEPEEQEGLAA, encoded by the coding sequence ATGCACATCGGCCACATTCCTTTGGCGAACCGGTTGTTCGTCGCCCCGATGGCGGGCGTCACCGACCGGCCGTTTCGCCAGCTGTGCAAGGCGCTGGGGGCGGGCTATGCGGTCAGCGAGATGGTGACCTCGCGCAAGGACTTGTGGAACAGCCTCAAGACCTCGCGCCGGGCCAACCATGAAGGGGAGCCGGGGCCCATTGCCGTGCAGATTGCCGGCACCGATGCGCCGATGATGGCCGAGGCAGCGGTCTACAACGTGGAACGCGGCGCGCAGATCATCGACATCAACATGGGCTGCCCGGCCAAGAAGGTCTGCAACAAGTGGGCGGGCTCCGCCCTGATGCAGAACGAAGCCCTGGCGGTGGAAATCGCCGAGGCGGTGGTGCAGGCCTGTGCGCCCTTCAATGTGCCCGTCACGCTGAAGATGCGCACCGGCTGGTGCCAGGAGCACAAGAACGCGGTGCAACTCGCGCGGCAGTTCGAGGCGGTCGGCATCCAGATGCTCACCGTCCACGGCCGTACGCGCGAACAGGGCTACAAGGGTTTTGCGGAGTACGACACCATCGCGGCCGTCAAGGCGGCGGTGAAGGTGCCCGTGGTGGCCAATGGCGACATCACCACGCCTGAAAAGGCGCGCGATGTGCTGGCGGCCACCGGCGCCGACGCGATCATGATCGGCCGCGCTGCCCAGGGCCGCCCCTGGATCTTCCGCGAGATCGGCCACTTTCTGGCCACGGGTGAACACCTGGCGCCACCGCTGGTGGCCGAAGTGCGCCGCTTGTTGCTCGACCACCTACAAGACCACTACAGCCTGTATGGCGAGCTGACCGGGGTGCGCAGCGCACGCAAACACATTGCGTGGTACCTGCGCGCGCTGCCGGGGGGCGAGGCCTTCAGGCAACACATCAATACGATCGAAGACTGCACCACACAGTGGCAGGCCGTGGCCGACCATCTGGATGCCTTGGGGCAACAGATGGACCGCTTGCCCGCTGCCACCGATGTGGATGCAGAACCAGAAGAACAAGAGGGATTGGCTGCATGA
- a CDS encoding Fis family transcriptional regulator, with protein sequence MSKKHIEECVRESLQGYFRDLGGETPDGMYEMLVRVVEKPLLEVVMTHADNNQSRAAEWLGLNRNTLRKKLVEHKLL encoded by the coding sequence ATGAGCAAGAAACACATAGAAGAATGCGTGCGGGAGAGCCTGCAGGGCTACTTTCGTGACCTGGGCGGCGAGACCCCCGATGGCATGTACGAGATGCTGGTGCGCGTGGTCGAAAAGCCGCTGCTGGAGGTGGTGATGACGCACGCCGACAACAACCAGTCGCGCGCGGCCGAATGGCTGGGCCTGAACCGCAACACCCTGCGCAAGAAACTGGTCGAGCACAAGCTGCTCTGA
- the purH gene encoding bifunctional phosphoribosylaminoimidazolecarboxamide formyltransferase/IMP cyclohydrolase, with protein MNALLSVSDKTGIVEFAQALHALGIKLLSTGGTAKLLADKGLPVTEVAEVTQFPEMLDGRVKTLHPKVHGGLLARRELPEHMAALKEHGIDTIDLLVVNLYPFEATVAKAGCTLADAIENIDIGGPAMVRSAAKNWRDVGVITSADQYEAVLAELKAGGKLSDKLRFALSVAAFNRIAQYDGAISDYLSSVTFEAEKLSETYVPTRAQFSGQSNGIFTKVQDLRYGENSHQQAALYRDLHPAPGSLVTGVQLQGKELSYNNIADADAAWECVKSFDAAACVIVKHANPCGVAVGLDALDSYSKAFQTDPTSAFGGIIAFNRTVDGNAAQQISKQFVEVLMAPDFTPEALEVFKAKANVRLLKIALPAHGGQTDWARGRNAMDAKRIGSGLLLQTADNHELSLIDLKVVTQKQPTLEQMEDLLFAWKVAKYVKSNAIVFCKGGMTMGVGAGQMSRLDSARIASIKAGHANLSLQGTVVASDAFFPFRDGLDVVVDAGATCVIQPGGSMRDNEVIDAANERGVAMVFSGVRHFRH; from the coding sequence ATGAACGCACTTCTCTCCGTCTCCGACAAGACCGGCATCGTCGAATTCGCGCAAGCCCTGCACGCGCTGGGCATCAAGCTCTTGTCCACCGGCGGCACCGCCAAGCTGCTGGCCGACAAGGGCCTGCCCGTGACCGAGGTGGCCGAGGTCACCCAGTTCCCCGAGATGCTCGACGGCCGCGTGAAGACGCTGCACCCCAAGGTGCACGGTGGCCTGCTGGCCCGCCGCGAGCTGCCCGAACACATGGCGGCTTTGAAGGAACACGGGATCGACACCATCGACCTGCTGGTGGTCAACCTCTACCCCTTTGAAGCCACCGTGGCCAAGGCCGGTTGCACGCTGGCCGACGCGATTGAAAACATCGACATTGGCGGCCCGGCCATGGTGCGCAGCGCCGCCAAGAACTGGCGAGACGTGGGCGTGATCACCTCGGCCGACCAGTACGAAGCCGTGCTGGCCGAGCTCAAAGCAGGCGGCAAGCTCAGCGACAAGCTGCGTTTTGCGCTGTCGGTGGCGGCGTTCAACCGCATCGCGCAGTACGACGGCGCCATCAGCGACTACCTGTCGTCGGTGACGTTTGAAGCAGAGAAACTGTCGGAAACCTACGTACCCACGCGCGCCCAGTTCTCCGGCCAGAGCAACGGCATCTTCACCAAGGTGCAAGACCTGCGTTACGGCGAAAACAGCCACCAGCAGGCCGCGTTGTACCGCGATCTGCACCCCGCTCCGGGTTCGCTGGTGACGGGTGTGCAGTTGCAGGGCAAGGAGCTGAGCTACAACAACATCGCCGACGCCGACGCCGCGTGGGAATGTGTGAAGAGCTTTGACGCCGCCGCCTGTGTCATCGTCAAGCACGCCAACCCCTGCGGCGTGGCCGTGGGCCTGGATGCGCTGGACAGCTACAGCAAGGCTTTCCAGACCGATCCCACCAGCGCCTTTGGCGGCATCATCGCCTTCAACCGTACGGTGGACGGCAATGCCGCGCAGCAGATCTCCAAGCAGTTTGTCGAAGTGCTGATGGCCCCCGACTTCACCCCCGAAGCGCTGGAAGTGTTCAAGGCCAAGGCCAATGTGCGCCTGCTCAAGATTGCGCTGCCCGCACACGGTGGTCAGACTGACTGGGCGCGCGGCCGCAATGCCATGGACGCCAAGCGCATCGGCTCGGGCCTGCTGCTGCAGACGGCCGACAACCATGAGCTGTCGCTGATTGACCTGAAGGTCGTGACGCAAAAGCAACCCACACTCGAACAGATGGAAGACCTGCTGTTTGCCTGGAAGGTCGCCAAGTACGTCAAGAGCAACGCCATCGTCTTCTGCAAGGGCGGCATGACCATGGGCGTGGGTGCCGGCCAGATGAGCCGCCTCGACTCGGCCCGCATTGCCAGCATCAAGGCTGGGCATGCCAATCTGTCGCTGCAGGGCACCGTGGTCGCCAGCGATGCGTTCTTCCCCTTCCGTGATGGCCTGGATGTGGTGGTCGATGCAGGCGCCACCTGCGTGATCCAGCCCGGTGGCTCGATGCGTGACAACGAAGTCATCGACGCTGCCAACGAGCGTGGCGTGGCCATGGTGTTCAGCGGCGTGCGCCACTTCCGCCATTGA
- a CDS encoding c-type cytochrome: MAQPPFDDEPDSPRPRWLAWAIGVLAVCIALGMVNLAWRMLTGRLGPTVDQSVVAPASTADAPAAQSVLPAPAAAGSCMRCHGVEHSFVGPAFVRIAERYRDRADAQAYLASKIVNGSVGEWGRVIMPRQVGVTDAMAQQLAAWIVQMAPPPAQSGAERPASAVAP, from the coding sequence ATGGCCCAGCCCCCTTTTGACGACGAGCCGGACAGCCCGCGCCCGCGCTGGCTGGCGTGGGCTATCGGCGTGTTGGCTGTCTGCATTGCGCTGGGCATGGTGAACCTGGCCTGGCGCATGCTCACCGGCAGGCTGGGCCCCACGGTCGACCAGAGTGTTGTTGCGCCCGCAAGCACGGCTGACGCTCCCGCTGCACAGTCTGTGTTGCCGGCGCCGGCAGCCGCAGGCAGTTGCATGCGTTGCCATGGGGTCGAACACAGCTTCGTCGGCCCCGCTTTTGTGCGCATTGCGGAGCGCTACCGCGATCGCGCCGACGCGCAGGCGTATCTGGCCAGCAAGATTGTGAACGGTAGCGTGGGGGAGTGGGGCCGCGTCATCATGCCGCGCCAGGTGGGCGTGACAGACGCCATGGCGCAGCAGCTGGCGGCCTGGATTGTGCAAATGGCACCGCCGCCTGCGCAGAGCGGGGCCGAGCGCCCGGCCAGCGCGGTTGCGCCCTGA
- the pobA gene encoding 4-hydroxybenzoate 3-monooxygenase has product MRTQVAIIGAGPAGLLLGQLLYKSGIDAVIIEQRSPDYVLGRIRAGVLEQVSMDLLDQAGVGARAHAEGLPHDGIELLFKGQRHRIHLHELTGGSRVTVYGQTEVTRDLMDARAAEGLTTVYDAQNVAVEGFDTHTPVVRYEKDGVKHQLACDFIAGCDGFHGVCRASAPADVLKTYERVYPFGWLGVLADVPPVSHELIYANTERGFALCSMRSATRSRYYLQVPSTDKVENWTIDQFWTELGHRLDPEARANLATGPALEMSIAPLRSFVAEPMRFGRMFLAGDAAHIVPPTGAKGLNLAASDVGYLWNALTEFYNEKSNVGIDTYSDRCLRRVWRAERFSWWFTSLMHRFPETGEFGQKIQEAELDYLVNSRAASTSLAENYVGLPLEFALGTPCKATA; this is encoded by the coding sequence ATGCGTACCCAGGTTGCCATCATCGGCGCAGGCCCCGCCGGCCTGCTGCTCGGACAGTTGCTCTACAAGTCGGGCATTGACGCCGTCATCATCGAACAGCGCAGCCCCGACTACGTGCTGGGCCGTATCCGCGCTGGCGTGCTGGAGCAAGTCAGCATGGACTTGCTGGACCAGGCCGGAGTCGGTGCCCGCGCCCATGCCGAGGGCTTGCCACACGACGGCATCGAGCTGCTGTTCAAGGGCCAGCGCCACCGCATCCATTTGCACGAACTCACGGGCGGCAGCCGCGTGACGGTGTACGGCCAGACGGAGGTGACCCGCGACCTGATGGACGCCCGCGCGGCAGAAGGGCTGACCACGGTATACGACGCACAGAACGTGGCCGTTGAAGGCTTCGACACCCATACCCCCGTCGTGCGTTACGAGAAAGACGGCGTGAAGCACCAACTGGCCTGCGACTTCATCGCGGGCTGTGATGGTTTTCACGGCGTGTGCCGCGCCAGCGCCCCGGCCGACGTGCTCAAAACCTACGAACGCGTCTACCCCTTTGGCTGGCTGGGCGTGCTGGCCGATGTACCACCGGTCTCGCACGAACTCATCTACGCCAATACCGAACGCGGCTTTGCCCTGTGCAGCATGCGCAGTGCCACGCGCAGCCGCTACTACCTGCAGGTGCCCTCCACAGACAAGGTCGAGAACTGGACCATCGACCAGTTCTGGACCGAGCTGGGCCACCGCCTGGACCCAGAGGCACGCGCAAATCTGGCCACCGGCCCGGCGCTGGAGATGAGCATCGCCCCACTGCGCAGCTTTGTGGCCGAGCCCATGCGGTTTGGACGCATGTTTCTGGCGGGCGACGCGGCCCACATCGTGCCCCCCACCGGCGCCAAGGGGCTGAACCTGGCCGCCAGCGACGTCGGCTATCTGTGGAACGCACTGACCGAGTTCTACAACGAAAAATCGAACGTCGGCATCGACACCTACTCCGACCGCTGCCTGCGCCGCGTGTGGCGCGCCGAGCGTTTTTCGTGGTGGTTCACCTCGCTGATGCACCGTTTTCCAGAAACGGGCGAATTCGGCCAGAAGATCCAGGAGGCCGAGCTTGACTACCTCGTCAACTCGCGCGCGGCCTCTACATCGCTGGCCGAGAACTACGTGGGCCTGCCGCTGGAATTTGCGCTGGGAACGCCTTGCAAGGCAACGGCATAG
- a CDS encoding IclR family transcriptional regulator C-terminal domain-containing protein, with the protein MTTVPIAKADFIEGMAKGMAVLESFDTERQRLNATLAAQRTGLTRAAARRHLLTLAHLGYLETDGSYFWLAPKVLRFSGSYLASARLPRVLQPTLNRLAAQTQQSFSAVVLDGSEVVIVARSGVYGAPTRVLAYGLHLGARLPAHPTSTGRVLLAALPAAPLTAWLKACSLHRLTPHTLTQVGPLRQAIAKVRRDDYCLAVEEHELGVHALAVPLRNLQGDTVAALNVVASPKQVDESSLQRDMLPLLQEAARELRGLL; encoded by the coding sequence ATGACCACCGTTCCCATTGCCAAAGCAGACTTCATCGAAGGCATGGCCAAGGGCATGGCCGTGCTGGAGAGTTTTGACACCGAACGCCAGCGGCTCAATGCCACGCTGGCCGCGCAGCGCACGGGCCTTACGCGCGCGGCGGCGCGGCGCCACCTGCTGACGCTGGCGCATCTGGGGTATCTGGAAACGGATGGCAGCTACTTCTGGCTGGCGCCCAAGGTGCTGCGGTTTTCAGGCAGCTACCTGGCCTCAGCCCGGCTGCCGCGTGTGCTGCAGCCCACACTCAACCGCCTGGCGGCGCAGACCCAGCAGTCGTTTTCGGCCGTGGTGCTGGATGGCAGCGAGGTGGTGATCGTGGCGCGCAGCGGCGTGTATGGCGCACCGACGCGGGTGCTGGCCTATGGCCTGCATTTGGGGGCGCGGCTGCCCGCCCACCCGACGTCGACCGGACGGGTGCTGCTTGCGGCCTTGCCCGCTGCACCATTGACGGCGTGGCTCAAGGCCTGTTCGTTGCACCGGCTCACGCCCCACACCCTCACGCAGGTGGGGCCGTTGCGGCAGGCGATTGCCAAGGTGCGGCGCGACGACTATTGCCTGGCGGTGGAAGAGCACGAACTGGGCGTGCATGCGCTGGCCGTGCCCCTGCGCAATCTGCAGGGCGACACGGTGGCGGCGCTCAATGTGGTGGCGTCGCCCAAGCAGGTGGATGAGAGCAGCCTGCAGCGCGACATGCTGCCGCTGCTGCAGGAGGCCGCCCGCGAGTTGCGCGGGCTGCTGTGA
- the hemL gene encoding glutamate-1-semialdehyde 2,1-aminomutase, producing MTPSTDLNIPLFERAKALIPGGVNSPVRAFKAVGGTPRFVKRAKGAYFWDANDQRFIDYIGSWGPMILGHGHPAVLEAVQAAALEGFSFGAPTEREVELAEEILSLVPSMEMIRLVSSGTEAGMSAIRLARGATGRSKFIKFEGCYHGHADSLLVKAGSGLATFGNATSAGVPPEVVQHTLVLEYNNVAQLEEAFALHGKELACVMIEPIAGNMNLVRASVPFMKRCRELCTEYGALLVLDEVMTGFRVALGSAQSVYAKSIPGFKPDLTVLGKVIGGGMPLAAFGGPRAIMEHLAPLGVVYQAGTLSGNPVATACGLATLREIKKPGFFDALSATTRSLVDGLAAAAAAEGVPFSTDCEGGMFGFFLLPELPQNYAQVLKTDNARFNQLFHGLLDRGIYIAPALYEAGFVSSAHTADDIAATVAAAREVFKALSK from the coding sequence ATGACACCAAGCACTGATCTCAACATCCCCCTGTTCGAACGCGCCAAGGCGCTGATCCCCGGCGGCGTGAACTCTCCCGTACGGGCCTTCAAGGCCGTGGGTGGCACGCCCCGTTTTGTGAAGCGCGCCAAGGGCGCGTATTTCTGGGACGCCAACGACCAGCGTTTCATCGACTACATCGGCTCCTGGGGCCCGATGATCCTGGGCCACGGTCACCCCGCCGTGCTGGAGGCAGTGCAAGCTGCAGCGCTCGAAGGCTTCAGCTTTGGCGCCCCCACGGAACGCGAAGTCGAGTTGGCCGAGGAAATCCTCAGCCTCGTTCCCTCGATGGAGATGATCCGCCTCGTCAGCTCCGGCACCGAGGCGGGCATGAGCGCCATCCGTCTGGCCCGGGGCGCCACGGGCCGCAGCAAGTTCATCAAGTTCGAGGGCTGCTACCACGGCCATGCCGACTCGCTGCTGGTCAAGGCCGGCTCGGGCCTGGCCACGTTTGGCAATGCCACCAGCGCCGGTGTGCCGCCTGAAGTGGTGCAGCACACCCTGGTGCTTGAATACAACAACGTGGCCCAGCTGGAAGAAGCCTTTGCCCTGCACGGCAAGGAACTGGCCTGCGTGATGATCGAGCCCATTGCGGGCAACATGAACCTGGTGCGCGCGAGCGTGCCGTTCATGAAGCGCTGCCGCGAGTTGTGCACCGAATACGGTGCGCTGCTGGTGCTGGATGAAGTGATGACGGGTTTCCGCGTCGCCCTGGGCAGCGCACAAAGCGTCTATGCCAAGAGCATTCCCGGCTTCAAGCCCGACCTCACGGTGCTGGGCAAAGTGATTGGTGGCGGCATGCCGCTGGCGGCCTTTGGCGGCCCGCGCGCCATCATGGAACACCTCGCACCGCTGGGCGTCGTGTACCAGGCCGGCACACTGTCGGGTAACCCGGTAGCCACGGCCTGCGGACTGGCCACGCTGCGCGAGATCAAGAAGCCCGGCTTCTTCGACGCGCTGTCCGCCACCACCCGTTCGCTGGTCGATGGGCTGGCCGCCGCCGCCGCCGCCGAAGGCGTGCCTTTCAGCACCGACTGCGAAGGCGGCATGTTCGGATTCTTCCTGCTGCCCGAGCTGCCCCAGAACTACGCCCAGGTGCTCAAGACCGACAACGCGCGCTTCAACCAGCTGTTCCATGGCCTGCTGGATCGCGGTATCTATATAGCACCTGCGCTGTACGAGGCCGGTTTTGTCAGCTCTGCCCACACCGCTGACGACATTGCCGCCACCGTGGCAGCGGCCCGCGAAGTGTTCAAGGCACTATCAAAATAA
- a CDS encoding bifunctional hydroxymethylpyrimidine kinase/phosphomethylpyrimidine kinase, producing the protein MTKKAPLSPSEIIDIEDDDSEEASPACVLVFNASDPSGAGGLTADITTIASVGGHPIAVVTGAYARDTAQIFDHFSFDDEAVAEQARAVLEDLPVQAIKVGFVGSPENISTIAEITTDYDEVPVIAYMPNLSWWREELIDEYLDAFRELLLPQTSVLVGNHSTLWRWLLPDWTGDRSPTARDIARAASEMGVPYTLVTGIPLPEQFVENVLASPQTVMGSGKFELFDATFSGAGDTLSAALTALVASGNDLGEATSEALGYLDRCLDAGFRPGMGHIVPDRMFWAQPDDDEEDPPIDEAQALEGFVMPPHDTKH; encoded by the coding sequence ATGACCAAAAAAGCACCTCTTTCCCCCTCAGAAATCATAGATATTGAAGATGACGACTCGGAGGAAGCCAGTCCGGCCTGCGTGCTCGTATTCAACGCCAGTGACCCCAGTGGCGCGGGTGGTCTGACCGCAGACATCACGACCATCGCCTCCGTCGGCGGACATCCCATTGCTGTCGTTACCGGCGCCTATGCCCGCGACACTGCTCAGATTTTCGATCACTTCAGCTTTGACGATGAGGCCGTCGCCGAGCAGGCCCGCGCCGTACTGGAGGACCTGCCGGTGCAGGCCATCAAGGTGGGCTTTGTGGGCAGCCCCGAGAACATCAGCACCATTGCCGAAATAACGACAGACTATGACGAAGTCCCAGTGATAGCGTACATGCCCAACCTGTCATGGTGGCGTGAAGAGCTGATCGACGAGTACCTGGACGCCTTTCGCGAATTGTTGTTGCCGCAGACCTCGGTGTTGGTTGGAAACCACAGTACCTTGTGGCGCTGGCTGCTGCCGGACTGGACGGGTGACCGCAGCCCCACGGCGCGCGACATCGCCCGGGCGGCGTCCGAGATGGGCGTGCCATACACCCTGGTCACCGGCATTCCCTTGCCTGAGCAGTTTGTCGAGAATGTGCTCGCCTCCCCCCAGACCGTGATGGGCAGCGGCAAGTTCGAGCTGTTTGATGCCACCTTCTCCGGCGCGGGCGATACCTTATCGGCCGCACTCACCGCCCTGGTGGCCAGCGGCAATGACCTGGGCGAAGCCACCAGCGAAGCCCTGGGTTACCTCGACCGCTGCCTGGATGCGGGCTTTCGCCCCGGAATGGGGCATATCGTGCCCGACCGCATGTTCTGGGCCCAGCCCGACGATGACGAAGAAGACCCCCCGATTGACGAAGCACAGGCCCTCGAAGGCTTTGTGATGCCCCCCCATGACACCAAGCACTGA